The region acttaatttatcTATTAGTATGAGTATGAGTGGTATTAGTTtgaggcggagatggcgagatgacctggacgcggaattgagtgagtggccaaatatagctctggatagggagatgtggaagtcaagaggagaggcctttgcccagcagtgggacacagttataggctaaatataatataataataataattatctattagTAAACAAGTTGGATTAAGTAACGCTGGTATTTTGTGAAATGATCAAatgaaaaatagaaatagtTACTAACAAAATAGAAAACAGAGCGGTCTGTGAGAACTTTTGATAATTATCATAAAATTGTTCTCAGGTTGTATTGATGCAGAACTACAGTCACCCATCATTTTCATTAGAGGTCTTACCAatgttaaatacaaataaatagtgtttgtTGATAAGTCAAGTCTATGTTTacccaaaaaaatatgaaggcAGGCATTAACTTCATGACCTAGTTTATGTCATTAGTAATAGATTCAGTAGATAAACTAGTTCATAGCTTATCATAAATGTGATACGGAAAAGCCAccagataaataaaatacttgctTACTTGCTTggaaaatgtataaatttaaatcagCAGAGAAAACCAACACTAAGGTAGAATTCCAATCAACTTCCTTTGCGTATCATAGTTAAATGGTATCAATGCAACACTAACATGATTTATAACATTAATCAGTATTTAAGATGATAAAATCGCATTATTTAgttataaaattgtaatatcGAACGTAAGTAAAAATTGATTGAAATCACAATTTCGCCATTTCACAAAATCTGTTCAGAAATGTTTCAAATCAGAAACTTGGTTGCTAGCTTACATACAAGGTACTTTGATGGCTTCCTTTTTGATTCGGAGAATACGCAAAGATTGGTTTTAGAACGAAAAGTTAAGGTGATTCCAGACCATAAACCTAATATTACTAGCTTACGCTAGTAAACAGACACTTCATATTCCTTCTACTTCcttagcaacaaaaaaaaatcagtgcATATTCATAAAATCGCGATGGCATatgaaaaaataagaaataatttagGAAGATTGAAAGATTCATTgggatatttattaaaaaacatatcagtacaaatcaaaataaaggtaatagaggtaactaaaactacatactaaactaaacataaaaaatgtaattctAGCATACTTCTGTTAATTGAATGATTAATTGGCAATAATTTGGTCAATGTCTTGTCTGTGGTGTCCTTAGGTTATTttaccctaaatttagggtatttatagaaaattatttagggtaatttttagggtaaaatttttcgaataaaatgtacgatttcaagaaaaaaaaatgtttcaaaacgatgtagtagtttagtttttttaggttgttaataaatcccatttatttgcttttttttattaaaaaaaaattagtgtaAAAATGTGTCTAATTTAGGGTAATTTCGTGTAGCgttagggtaaaaaaaatatctgaggtGGCAACACTGAAACTGACTGTCAGTTTGACGTATGTTTTCGTAATGAATTTCGTTCGTACTCGTACGTACGTTTGTATTTTCACCCGGCATTGGAtggaattataatttttatattattaaagttCAATTTGTTAATTGAGCTACGAACTAAAGATGCTGCTGGCACATAATTTAAAGATTCATCGGACTCAGGATGtaaaaatatctcaaaacgtAACATTCGAGTCAATGCTTTTGAATGAAATTACCTTACAAGGTTTAAAAGATTCCGGTTTTTACAAGCCTTCTCCTATCCAATTACACGGAATTCCATTAGGAAAATGTGGATTTGGTAAGCGGCATTCCTACGTTAGCCGGAAATCCATAAGTATATCCCCTATAAAGTAAAATGATACAATaacacaatatatatatatatatttttagatttaCTACTAGAAGCTAAATCTGGAACTGGAAAAACTGCTGTGTTCACCGTCATCGCCTTggaaaaaattaatttaaacaatgGCTTGCAAGTAGTTATACTTGCACCAACCCGAGAGATTGCTTCACAAATTTGTGATGTGATAAAACAGATTGGATCAAAATACGCAGGTAATTCACTTTTCCGAttatacacacgcacacacacacacacaaatatcacacctgtattcctaaatggggtaggcagagcacacaaaaagttactcggagccacttttagcaattttaggtacaatagtgataggtgattatgcataataaaaataGGTTTGTCATCTTTTTTGGTTATGgtacttttgtattttattgttacataaaataatgtatCATTTTAGTTTGAGTGGACATAGTTTTGCAAAAATGATCCATATATATTATTTCTTCGCTTTTGACGCTACTGAAAGTGaatccaaaataaataaataaatgttgcgGTTTGGATCATTTTTGCTAAACTATGTCCATTTAGACTTAATTCAACTTTTGGAATGACTAAATTAAAAAGGtgcattattttgagttgaccCACAGTTGATCTGGGAATGCAATATACTGCCAAATTACAGCTCAATATAAGATTTGAAAGTTGTCCAAATTTTACTTCCAAGattgttaattataataaataaaaaataataaaagatatttatttaatagtttgcttacaaattctacataggtacataacaaataataagtacaatcaaactatcaaaatatatatatgtacttataaatTTACAGGTAAagatttcaattcaaaattttaaatcatCACTATCTGCTGTTTTGTTATAGGTCTGTCTGTAGAAGTTGTTATGGGTGGCCTGCCCGTTGCAGATGAtattgaaaaacttaaaaagaaTGTACATATAATTGTTGCCAGCCCTGGACGCCTGCACCACTTGATAAAAGATAAACATGTTGACACATCTGCAGTCAGGCTTTTGGTTCTTGATGAAGCAGATAAGTTAATGGAAAAAAGTTTTCGGTCAGATATTGACTCAATTTTTTCCTCATTACCACAGCAGAAACAAGTTATCTTGAGCAGTGCCACATTCCCAGAAGACTCTAAgccttttattaataaatatgttcAGCTCCACCAGCACATTTGTCCTGATAGTAATAATGTCTTATTGGGTATTTCACAAAAAGTTACGCTTGTAAACCACCATACCAATATAGTCAGGCAAACACAATATAGGTTTGAAGAACTTCTTAACATATTGTCAAAAAAAGAGTTTAAGCAATGCTTGATATTTTGCAATTACCAAGCTAGAGTCACAGATTTAtataaaatgttgaaaaaagCCAAGTGGCCAGCAGAAAAGTTATATGGTCAGCAAGAACAAACAGACCGCTTAGAGGCACTGAAGACTTTACAGGAATATAAATGTAGGATATTGATAGCAACAGACCTTGCGGCGCGAGGGTTGGACTCGTCTCATGTGGATTTGGTTGTGAACTTTGAATTTCCTCGAGAGTGGCAAACATACTTGCATAGAATAGGAAGAGCTGGTAGGTTTGGATCATATGGTCTAGCTGTCACCATTCTCAGCAACAAAGAAGAAGAACAGTTTAAACAGTTACTAAATTCCTTACAATTTCAAATAGATATAAGAAACTTTTGGACTGATGATAAATATgaatattcaaattttgaagCTCCTGAAACAACAGAACAAACAGAGTGCTTATTAAACTGTCATGATGATGAAACTTCGGAGAAGGATACAGACTTATGGGATGATATGGTATCTCGATACACAATCTCATATAAAATAGAAACTTTTGATGAATTGTGTGAATCTCTCAAAGAGGCAACTAGTAAAACAGAGACTTCTGCTGAAGATTCTTTCCATAATGCTGCAAATGATGATACTAATGCATGCACTGAATTTGATAATCAGGCTGAGATCATCAATGAACATGAACAAGACATGTGTAACCAAGACATTCCTACACCAGAAACTGAGAATGTGAccataagaaataataaatgtagTAAAACTACCATCAAAGATAATTTAGAGACAACACAAAATAGGTCACAGATGGTGGAAAATAGTGAGTCTAAAATTTTCTTCCAAGATGACATTACTTTTAAAGGAAAGTGCCCAACTAAAGATACCAAAATTTCTAGCAAACAGAAAAAGTCTGAATATGACGAAGCTGAATCAGAAAGATTATACCTTGCTTATGTCAAGGATAGTATGACATCAGACGAAAGCAATGATGGTGGATATAACACTGCATCTTATGGTAACAAGAGGTCACAGTTAAATTCTAacagttacaaaatatttacaggACCCATTTCATGTAATAACTGTGGTTCTAATCCTCataaagaaaaattaacaaaaatacaacaatCTAATGTGTATGGGTACActacaaattacattaattggTACAATTATTTGAAATTCAGAACAAAACAGATTGAAATGGCTGAGTACATAAGTGAAATGTTAAAGTTGTATGTTAAGTAACTATAAAATAGAATTGTTAGGTTTGAAGTAAAAAAACGTTAttagtaaagatttttttattaatctaaatttgaataaaattcaaaaaaattacatccagttttttaatttatcaaaagTTTAGATACTAAACTAAACACACACATAGGCGGCACATCTTACACTGCCGCCGCACGAAACTGCGATGTGCGGAGCGACAAAAGTCGCAGCCTAATTGTACAGTCGCgtgcactgcagggctactacgaaattcgaaactcgaagttcgtgtcgtgcggtcccactgacagttatactatttaatacgagagcgagtgggacggtacgatacgaactagaGTTGCGCCCGCTCGATCTTTAAAGGGAGCGCTCCGATCTCGGTCAATCGGTCAAATGAACTAGTTCGGTCTTTTAGTTCCTTTAGCTCCGAGGAGCGGCTCCGACCGAAACAGGGAAAAGGGAAGGGAAGGGAGCGAGTTTAGACTCGAATCGGTCATGAACTGAACTGGGAGCTAAAGatcgaaatgttaaaaaataaggagtataataaaaatataacgttgTAATCAagataaaaacaatcaaatattcatttgtTGTCGTAGTTTCGTTTAACCGGGTTTCTAATTATGGTTCTTTGGTATCATCAAACAAGCAGACAAtgtacaatgtaaaataaatgcgtgTCTCTCGCACATACGCTTTCAAATAATACTATTTGTCTCGTTCACATCGACCGAGCACCGCGCCATGCCGTCCGCTCCGCTCTTTACCTATTCGTTTCCTCGTTCACTCGCTCACTCCCAGCTCCCGCTCCGTATTAGCTCCGGAGCCAAAGGAGCGCGGACCGAGACCGATTAAGATCGTTTACGAGGAACTAGTTCTTTTCGGTCC is a window of Choristoneura fumiferana chromosome 8, NRCan_CFum_1, whole genome shotgun sequence DNA encoding:
- the LOC141430358 gene encoding eukaryotic initiation factor 4A-like; the protein is MLLAHNLKIHRTQDVKISQNVTFESMLLNEITLQGLKDSGFYKPSPIQLHGIPLGKCGFDLLLEAKSGTGKTAVFTVIALEKINLNNGLQVVILAPTREIASQICDVIKQIGSKYAGLSVEVVMGGLPVADDIEKLKKNVHIIVASPGRLHHLIKDKHVDTSAVRLLVLDEADKLMEKSFRSDIDSIFSSLPQQKQVILSSATFPEDSKPFINKYVQLHQHICPDSNNVLLGISQKVTLVNHHTNIVRQTQYRFEELLNILSKKEFKQCLIFCNYQARVTDLYKMLKKAKWPAEKLYGQQEQTDRLEALKTLQEYKCRILIATDLAARGLDSSHVDLVVNFEFPREWQTYLHRIGRAGRFGSYGLAVTILSNKEEEQFKQLLNSLQFQIDIRNFWTDDKYEYSNFEAPETTEQTECLLNCHDDETSEKDTDLWDDMVSRYTISYKIETFDELCESLKEATSKTETSAEDSFHNAANDDTNACTEFDNQAEIINEHEQDMCNQDIPTPETENVTIRNNKCSKTTIKDNLETTQNRSQMVENSESKIFFQDDITFKGKCPTKDTKISSKQKKSEYDEAESERLYLAYVKDSMTSDESNDGGYNTASYGNKRSQLNSNSYKIFTGPISCNNCGSNPHKEKLTKIQQSNVYGYTTNYINWYNYLKFRTKQIEMAEYISEMLKLYVK